In Mesorhizobium sp. INR15, the genomic window ACGCCGAGGGCGTGCGCCGCGGTGGCACGTTGGTTACCGCCAAGGTCGAGGACCAATTGGTGACCGCGGCTGAGCGGATCCTCGGGCAGACGAAGTCGGTAAATCTTGAAGAACGTCGTGGCGAGTACCAGGCCGGCGGATGGACCGGCTTTGACGCCGACGCTGACGACTACACCTCGAATGACATTGGGCGTGACCGCCCACGCGATGTGAACCGGGTCTGACATACGGGGCCTCGCCGCCATAGGTGGCGAGGCCGTCCCTTGAAGTTCGTGAAGAGCGTGTTCGATGACTGACCGATGGCCATAGCGGAAAGGCCTGAACCACAAGCTTGTGATTGACCCGAAGGTTCGCCACGCAGCGACCTCGACTTTTCCGCTCACGATGTGTGAGCAGAGCGTTTTGCGAAGCCGGATGGGCTAAGGCGTTGCCCGGCTTGCCGGCGACATCTTGCTGTACAGGTGCGGTCAACCTGAGCGATGTTTCATAAGCCGACCGCACGATAGAGGAACCATTTGGACGGAGCGCCGTTTGCCCAGACGGAAATAGGATGAACATGATGGTTGCGCCTCGCGCTGTGTGGAAAGGCTTCTTGAAGGTCGGTTCGGTTACGTGCGGCGTCAAAATTGTCGGCGCCACGAGCGAGGCGTCCAAGATCCACTTCAAGATCCTGAACCGCAAGGACGGACTTCCCGTTAAGAGCGTGTATGCCGACGAGAAGACGGGGAAAACGGTAGACTCGGAAGACCAAGTCAAGGGGTTCGAAGTCTCAAAGGATGAATTCCTGCAGATCGAGCCCGACGACATCAAGGCGCTGAAGCTAACGTCGGATCACACACTTGAGGTCGGTGAGTTCGTGGCGATCGACCAGATCGATACTCGATATCTCGAAAAACCCTACTACCTTATTCCGGCTGACGGGGCGGCGGTCGAGGCCTATGGCGTCATTCGCGATGCGATGAAGAACAAGGGCGTCGCCGCGCGCTCCTGCATCGTGCTCTATCAGCGCGGCCGCGAAGTGCTGATCCAGCCCTATGGCAAGGGCATGGTGATGACAGAGCTGCGAAACCACAATGAGATGGTTTCCGAGGAGAGTGTCTTCGATGGTTTGACCAAGGCGAAGTACGATCCCGAGTTGCTGGAAATCGCAGGCATGCTCATCGACAAAAAGGTGACCACTTTCGATCCCTCGAAATTCGAGGACACCTACGAGGATGCGCTGATTGCCATGATCGATGCGAAGCGGAAGGGCAAGGCACCACCAAAGGCGGCACCAAAGCCGAAGGAGAACGTCATCAACCTGGCCGAGATCCTCAAGAAGAGTCTGCAACAGGAGGGATCGTCGCCTCCCAAGAAGAGCGCCGCGACGAAGCGCAAGAGCGCCTAAACCAAAACGAGCAGAGTGCCGTCTGAGGAGAAATTCGTGACCCAGTTGACTTCGGAGCAATGCCGAGCCGCGCGAGCTCTGCTGGGCTGGTCACAAGCGAGACTTGGCGCCAAAGCGCAGCTCAGCGAGTACGGTTCGCGATTTCGAAAAGGGTAAGCGCATTCCCGCCAGCGACATGCTTCTTGAGATGAGAGCGGCGCTCGAACTGGCGGGGGTTGCCTTTCTAACCCGCTTGATGCACGGCGATCGGCTTTCGGCGGCCTGCATCGGCGATCTGGCCGCCCTCGGGGTGCATTCTGACAAGCCTCGTCGGGCGCCGGCGATGATCCGTCGTGATGGTAGGCGGGGTTTGCAGGTTGCGGTCGGCGGGTTGTTTCGGGACGTCTGCGCCCCGTCGTTTATGTCGCGAGTTGGGGGATGCGATCGAGGACGATGCGCAGAATACGCTGGTCGGGGCAGGATGACGGCAGGTGCAGGCGGATTTGGGTTTTCATCTCGACCACCCGCGCGGCGATCTTGATGAGGCGCAATCGCAGCGTGTCGAATTGGGCGACGGCAAAGCTCGAGCGTTTCGGCATCGCAGCGCGCAAGCCCCACATCAGCCAATAGGCGCCTGCATGCAGGAACAACCGGAACTGGTTGGCCGTCGCTCTTGTGCAGGATGTGCGGTCGGCGGCGAGATGCGTCTTCCAGGACTTGATGTGGTTCTCGGCAGCGCCGCGCCGGCAGTAGACATCCTCGTAGAGTGCCTTGGCCTTGCCACCTGCAAGATTGGGACGATGAAGCGGGTATCGGC contains:
- a CDS encoding Ku protein, translated to MVAPRAVWKGFLKVGSVTCGVKIVGATSEASKIHFKILNRKDGLPVKSVYADEKTGKTVDSEDQVKGFEVSKDEFLQIEPDDIKALKLTSDHTLEVGEFVAIDQIDTRYLEKPYYLIPADGAAVEAYGVIRDAMKNKGVAARSCIVLYQRGREVLIQPYGKGMVMTELRNHNEMVSEESVFDGLTKAKYDPELLEIAGMLIDKKVTTFDPSKFEDTYEDALIAMIDAKRKGKAPPKAAPKPKENVINLAEILKKSLQQEGSSPPKKSAATKRKSA